The nucleotide window TACATTTGTTTCTTCATGAGATTTcgttatattattattattattattatttttttttagaacTGAAATATCTTCAGTATTCCCATAAAAAACTTCTTCTTCATCCTTCGAAAGGACAATACTGTTTGAACCTACTTTATTAATTGAAGATTTTAATACATAATCCATTTCCAaattttttactttttcaTCGATACCATTAGATGGAGAATCAGAGAAACAGTAATTTATGTTCATATGATTTTCTTCTCCTATTTTATCTCCCCTTGTTACTAAGTGATCATTTAGAATACCTTTTGTATCACGATTTATAACATCAgaaattatattcatttctTTTGAGCCAAAATTGTTTGATGTACTTTCCAAGGAAAAATCATCGTTTTTATTGGAatctttatttaaattaaaaaacaTCATTTcggtttttttttttttttttttttattatttttaaatatcCTGTATCGGATATGTATAAATTGTTCCTTAATGTTGGTATATTAATAgaattcttttttttttttatattttttttatttttttggttatttcactatattatgataattttttaatatatacaaggaatacatatataatatatagaaaaacaaaataaggtgacagaaaaataaaaaggggaaaataaattaatacaGAATTATAAACAAGTGTTTAACAAAAGAGctaatattaatataaaagtgGAGTTGTTACAAGTATGGATACATTcctatttttttaatgcaacgataaatgaatatatatatatatatatatatatatttatttatctattttttttttattatttttatttgtttgtttCGTTACGCATGccaaaagaaaaaaaatataagaatgTTGCAATGTCTAAaaaatttttgtatataaccaaataataaaatgttaaGATGAAAATGCGTGAATgtctttttaattttaatgtatgataaaaaaaaaaaaataagaaatcaatatatttaataaaaaaaaaaaaaaaaaatagaatatGGGTACTAAAAAGATacaaacaaacaaaaaaagaaagaaacgaaaaaaaaaatacaacaaaaaatctattataaataaaaagataaagttatatatttatctgCAAATATTAGTAACacaataaaaatgaaataaaaaataaaaagttaCAAAGTATTCTTTAATGCAGacacaaaaatatatatgtatgtatgtatatatatatatttatatatacgaaactcttaaaaaattttaagaATGTTTCTGCAAGGcggaaaaataaataaacaattaattgttaaatgtatttaatatttttgttatttcacaaaatttatagaaaaccgaaaaaacaaaaaaaaaagaaaaatgaaaaatatatttttttctacaATAATAAGAACATGCTCTTAAAcaattaaaattattttttttatattattttatttttttaattatgtttaaaataaaatatatttctatgttaaatataaaatatgtattttggtaggaaacatatatatatatataaagatataatgttatttttttttaataaatttttatttattgagAATGTACATGTACTTGttaaataagaaaattaCAATGCAACAAAGTGCAAGAaaattgtatttttttttttttttttatgcttacatgatatatatatatatattatacatgtaaaatatgtatttatatgtatacttTTTCTGTTTTCATTACACACCTTACAAgaacaatataaatttattacattaccattttacaattttgtgttatttaaatgtatgcttttttttttatataaaattttatttttttaataagaaatacaaaaattacaaaaaaaaaaaagtattaataattatatatatatatataagaataatgGAAAGAAATAcgttttaatataataactaaatataattatatttataactCTTGTAATAAGAATCAGAAAAATTCTATCGtcatttttgttatatatttttcgttagcacaaaataaatatataattaaaatttttggAACCTTTAAAAGACTTATAAATAAGGTTTTATGATatcattcttttttttttttttttgaatttgACAAAGGAATAAGAGGAACACAATAAATAACATAACGgatttatcatatatacacacatacatatatatatatatatatatattatatatcattatatttgtaGAATTTTTATTCACAAAAActtatttaatatatagGAATATCAAATATTGTCTATTTATTCAAATTTGATACATTTGTTATAGAAATAAACAatgttaaaatattaagaaacgaaataaataaagttaacctatgttttattaaatttaaaaaaatatatattataaaaagaattaaaataCTGCATATATAgttacatatttttttattactttatataagaattacatacatgttaatattatatatacaatgaaactaataaaaatataatttctaTGATTATTTCAAAACAAATATTTCTCTATCTTTCctaatattaatatatgcGCGTTTATGTATTCTATgtgaatatttattttaaatgaaaatttatataatattgatgtttttttttcatgtatttttctttttctttttttctacataaaaaagaatgatTAAATAGGACATgttcaaaatatattaatatgtgCAAATGGTGtcattaaaaatatgaaaataaaacaaattagaagaaatatattttaaatcgttcttttttttttttctttttttttttttccctatatatatgtttatataacCATTAGATTTACCTTTGTCATAAATGAAGtgttatataaagaattatgATACCTTTGATGGTAATTAACAAGTTGACATttttgaataaaaaaaaaaaagggtACACTATACTATTTAAAAACcgacaaaaaaaaaagaaaaaatgaaagtatatattaacatatgATATTAAATCATTACTAAATATCCATTATgcatttaaatattttattctatgacaaatatatatatatatatatatatatatatatgtttgtttattttaatgcattattttatttttcacttttctaaaaatatatataaatatatataaatatatataaatatatatgtatataatatatatatttatttatttatatcttcaaAATGTATGTTCCTAAATaaattgtaaatatatttattataatccTAATTATATTTTGCATTTTTACACTTCCACAATTGCCCTgtttaaattaatttataataatttggaataattaataaatgtgtacttttctttaaaattacatatataacTTTATGTAGGATAAtctatttattattatgttatattttcacaatatatatatatatatatatatatatatatatacactCGAGGTTACATAAGTATTtgtgttatttttatataatatattgaatttatattttgatttataCTTTTGAAATTAAAAGATTACTTAAGGTTATgttagaaatatatttcgtcaatttctttttagttccaaaattattttattttattttttccgACGTATAtccattatatataataaataaatataatatgatataatataatataataatatatattatttattttttaattatatgcatgaaatatttttaattttacagtttgaaattattaaaaatatgttaattaaagttcttttaaaataattttaagataataaaaaattttcattatatgCCAATATATccccaaaaaaaaaaaaaaaaaaaaaaaaaaaaattttttttttttttttttaatatataataatggaTAGCAAAGACAATGATGTATGGAATGATTATTCAAATTCATTGATGTTATATGAAAGGATagaaaatttatataatgatcATTTGATTGAAAAAAGTAAATTAAATGAACAGAATAAAGAGTTAATTAATAACAATATGACCCATGTTCAGAGGGAAAcaaaaaatgttattaGAAATAAGGATATGATTAAGGcaaatatgtataattatgatataataaattattataatgatgaatttatattaaaaaaaaaagtgatGGAATTATCGGAAGATATAATGACGGGTATagattatatttatgatattTTCCGTTTATGTAAAGAGAGCAATGtctttttatcatttaatgGTGGAAAGGATGCTGTTGttattttacatttatttcGGTGTGCATATGCAAAATATCTTAAGGATATGAATatcaaaagaaaaaaaccacaacttatttattttaaagaTGAAATGAATGAATTTCCTGAGGTTTATcaatttttaaatgaaaGTGCTTTTATGTTTGATTTTCATATAAGTATAATCAAAGGAACTTGGAAAAATGGTATTACTAATTTTATAGAAAGcgtacaaaaaaaatatcaaattactattatagatcaattaaaaacaaattcTATTGATTCAactatattttattctaCATTAGCTTTTATTAATGGTACAAGATTTAATGATACGAATACTGAAAAATTACAAATTTTAAATGTTAGTTCAAGAGGATTACCGccatatttatatgttaatcCTGTCTTTTATTGGACATATGGTGCCATATGGAcatttattctttattttaaatttaactattgtattttatatgatcaTGGATATTCTTCCATCGGTTCAATAAAAGATACAgttaaaaatgaatttttaaaatgtaaCGATTGCTATTTACCTGCTTATTTCTTGAAAAATTGGAATTACGAAAGATATAATAGAATACAACCAAATgacaaataaataaaatttttaataataaaatttaatgttgacaaattttaaattttgtatacacaacatattaataattttttttttttcttcttttaatgtttagttaattaaaatatatatatatatatgacatagaatattatttatatttcttttaaaataatttgtgatattgttttattttaatttttttttaattaaaaagtgaaattttttaatatatatatgtatagtTTTGCATTTATGATTATAAACaatacataattatattcaaTTTGAGATTCtatatttgatatatatatatatatatattaacaataaaaaattaaatatttatttgtattaaataaacaaaaaaagtatatacatatatatatatatatatatatgtatatattgtgtacaaaaaaaataagcATAAGAATGATAAAATTATCAATGTATCATATTTTTGCTCTATATTTGGTTCATTTATCTGATTCATTGGAATTATCTGAATTATATTCACTCAAAAGACTTTgaaaattttcttttttctttattacaaaattaaaatttgtttctttatttattttattaaacaATGGTttatgaattatatttgaaaatgatgcactattattacttatcgtatttttaaaagagttattatttgttttgtCTTGTTGATTATCTTTGGGTTTCTCTTCAGTATCAATATTTCCTTGTTTAATTTTTACtgtattttctttttcatatctattttttttcttttttaataataaatctGAAAATGATTCATTAACTTCATTGGTATTATCTCCATCTGAATGTTCACCTTCACCTTCacttatatattcatttacTTCTTcattgttatttttattatcatcaagTTCTACTTCTtctattataatattatccttttctatatttttatttacccaattattatttgatgGATTATATTTGTTCAAATTGTCCCCTATATGATCTTTAGACGACCTACTTTTATTAAGTAAACTAAAAAATGCCTTTTCATCCTCGGAGTCTAGATTATTCATAAAGAAAttgttttctttattttctaattcgcttttttcatataaacGATTTAAAGCTTTATTTATACTACTAAATTTATCTAAATGTCTTTTATTCACATTTTGTAATTCTTCTAATTGttcattcatttttaattctaACATGGCATTATATGATTGTTTTTCtgtatttttaattttatctTCATCTTTAACATTACTATTTCTATAATAATCATCTGCTAATTCTTGTTCTTTATGTGCATCATAGGTTCGTGTACCTCCAGctattaataaataatcaCCATTCTTAGGATCtgttttaaatataatttcatttttacaTTCTTGACATTTTCCATAAAATTTCCATATTGGTATATTCAAATAAGTTTcatcttttaatttttcgACTCTTGAATTAAATTTTGTACCAACGTACGTAAACgttttacatttattacATTTCAAAGTAAATGGATACATCATTCttatattcattaatttctttttagTCTTATTCTTGTTCCTATTCTTTCtcttttctattttttttaacaattTCTTACTTTCCATTAACTTATCCGGATCAAAATCCGGTGggatatatttattcaaaaCCTTCCTTTCAGCCattttttaacaaaaataaaacataacTGAATTAAAAGAAAGCATCATaccataaaaaaaaaatatatatatatatataaatatatatatatataatatattatttattttttttatatatatggaatattattttcctatatatatattatatatatatcataaaaaattaaacaaaCACAAAATTGCCCATTGCGAATTTATCATAATgcaatattttattttttttttttctttctcaagttattatatatacaaattatatCCTATATACTGtcattataaaaaataaattatatcattttatacataatcCTAAGTATTAAAACAATttcttattaaaaaaatgaactcaataaatattttaaaattagaatttaattaaatgttcatgaatattataaaatgtaaatcTTCAGGtttgaatttttataattatattaaaaaaaaaaaaaaaaaaaaagaataaaataaattaaaagaactaatatttttaaaaaacatattCAAAAGGtgattattaaaattattttatatgtataataataataatattattattttaataataatatttattagCATTATACAACATTTTAATATGCtaaaattataacaaataaatcacattcattaaatagataattaataaaaatatatatgacttgtaagatatatatatatatatatatatataataatataaaaatgtaattaaaaaaaagttttcttttttttctaatatataaatatatatatataatatgtacatatattaagCATTTTATATTAGGACAATAAGGAATGGGTgagatttaaaaaaaaaaaagaaaaaaaataatatattaaaacaaatatacatatatatatatatatatatatatatatatatatatatatataaatttaccttattattattccataaatttaataacaaataaatttatgcatattaattcattttaattttttttaatttatgGTCTTCtcattcatttatttaattatactatatatattctttattattctctcttttcattttgattACCCTTTTTTTGATCTCCAGCCATTTTTTTACTTAATTCTTGCTCtctcttatttttttcttgttgCAATTGATTATCAtctataatttttataacaaaTTCGTTGTTAGGTCTATCATCAATTAGAATACCCATGTTTAATAAGTGTTGATCTCTTAATAAATCAcattcttttaataaaagtTCATTGTTTgcttttatattatttataaattcgGAGTGTAGTAGTTCACTTTTTTCTTGTGCAGCAACAGGATctaaatcattttttttgtttttttcttttaaaatatttcgAATTAATTTTGCATTGCTTTGTAAGTTTATTCTAATATTTCTTCTATAGGTACCAAGTGTTTGTAAGAGTTCATCAAATTTGTCATATTTTCCTTTAGGTGCATCACCATATATCAATCCAAACGTAtcaaaaatgaaattaatataatgCTTTATTTCTAAAAGTAATCCgatttgtattttttccttatccatatatatatttatttctgTAATTAATTTTTGAATAGCTAAAAGAGCATCAGGTGtattaaaattatcaaGAAAATGTTCATGGATTTTGTTTTTTGTTTGtctaaataataaatttaatttgttATCTGCATCACTCCAATATAAGTTACAACTATTCAGATCAAAATTTTTGATTTTCATGAGAATTATGGCAAAGAAGTTGGTAAATGATTTATCAATTTCAATACATTGTACCATGCTTTCTCCATTAGGGCTATaattcataaaattatCCCACTTATtaagaagaaataatatacgAATTTGATTCGAAGTGTATTTTgttaacatattttttattgttatgAAATTTTTTAACGATTTGGACATTTTTAAACCTTCAATATGTAAATGTCCTgaatgtaaaaaataatttaccCATTGACTATGATCAAAGAAAGCTTCACTTTGAGCTAGTTCATTATCATGATGAGGAAATCTTAAATCAATTCCTCCACTATGAATATCTAAAACATCTCCTAATATATTACTAGCCATAGTTGAACATTCAATATGCCAACCAGGTCTTCCCTTTCCCCATGGGGAATCCCAATGTGGTTCATTTGGTTTAGAGGATTTCCATAATGCAAAATCGTAtgcattttttttcttctttgAAATTACTCCTAAATCTCCTTCCCCttctaatattttattttcatccTTTACAGATAAAGGTTCCATACGTGcataaaaatgtttttcactttttttaaattcatCAATATCAAAATATACACTCCCTTCTTCACTTACATAAgcatatttattttcaataattttttctatatattttacaatatCACCTACATATTCACTTACTCTAGTAATAGCTGTTGGTAAAAGAACGTTCAAACTTTTCATGTCTTCCCAAAATTCATATTCCCATTTTCTAGCTAATTCAGTAAAACcaattttttcttctacACTTCTCTTAATTATCTTATCATCAATATCCGTTATGTTTATTACCATAAATACATCATACTTGAAATAATTAACTAAAATTCTTCTTATAATATCAAAGCTAACATATGTTCTCGCATGTCCCAAATGAGCAGCATCGTAAACGGTTGGACCACAAGCATACCactttattttatttccctcctgaattataaaaaaaaaatatatatatacatatatatcataa belongs to Plasmodium reichenowi strain SY57 chromosome 10, whole genome shotgun sequence and includes:
- a CDS encoding cysteine--tRNA ligase, putative (transcript variant 1; alternatively spliced) — translated: MNLFLFICITLFIYLDKFHLPNSLKYNFKRSLLLKLGHQQTILSKNSEATKSGGMFFIRNSFLYRNKNFLKIDKYIFKRLFHSKMDNANKLPKWNQPSKEGKKITNLFVNNSLTHSKVEFIPQEGNKIKWYACGPTVYDAAHLGHARTYVSFDIIRRILVNYFKYDVFMVINITDIDDKIIKRSVEEKIGFTELARKWEYEFWEDMKSLNVLLPTAITRVSEYVGDIVKYIEKIIENKYAYVSEEGSVYFDIDEFKKSEKHFYARMEPLSVKDENKILEGEGDLGVISKKKKNAYDFALWKSSKPNEPHWDSPWGKGRPGWHIECSTMASNILGDVLDIHSGGIDLRFPHHDNELAQSEAFFDHSQWVNYFLHSGHLHIEGLKMSKSLKNFITIKNMLTKYTSNQIRILFLLNKWDNFMNYSPNGESMVQCIEIDKSFTNFFAIILMKIKNFDLNSCNLYWSDADNKLNLLFRQTKNKIHEHFLDNFNTPDALLAIQKLITEINIYMDKEKIQIGLLLEIKHYINFIFDTFGLIYGDAPKGKYDKFDELLQTLGTYRRNIRINLQSNAKLIRNILKEKNKKNDLDPVAAQEKSELLHSEFINNIKANNELLLKECDLLRDQHLLNMGILIDDRPNNEFVIKIIDDNQLQQEKNKREQELSKKMAGDQKKGNQNEKRE
- a CDS encoding FAD synthetase, putative, with protein sequence MDSKDNDVWNDYSNSLMLYERIENLYNDHLIEKSKLNEQNKELINNNMTHVQRETKNVIRNKDMIKANMYNYDIINYYNDEFILKKKVMELSEDIMTGIDYIYDIFRLCKESNVFLSFNGGKDAVVILHLFRCAYAKYLKDMNIKRKKPQLIYFKDEMNEFPEVYQFLNESAFMFDFHISIIKGTWKNGITNFIESVQKKYQITIIDQLKTNSIDSTIFYSTLAFINGTRFNDTNTEKLQILNVSSRGLPPYLYVNPVFYWTYGAIWTFILYFKFNYCILYDHGYSSIGSIKDTVKNEFLKCNDCYLPAYFLKNWNYERYNRIQPNDK
- a CDS encoding cysteine--tRNA ligase, putative (transcript variant 2; alternatively spliced); the protein is MNLFLFICITLFIYLDKFHLPNSLKYNFKRSLLLKLGHQQTILSKNSEATKSGGMFFIRNSFLYRNKNFLKNKYIFKRLFHSKMDNANKLPKWNQPSKEGKKITNLFVNNSLTHSKVEFIPQEGNKIKWYACGPTVYDAAHLGHARTYVSFDIIRRILVNYFKYDVFMVINITDIDDKIIKRSVEEKIGFTELARKWEYEFWEDMKSLNVLLPTAITRVSEYVGDIVKYIEKIIENKYAYVSEEGSVYFDIDEFKKSEKHFYARMEPLSVKDENKILEGEGDLGVISKKKKNAYDFALWKSSKPNEPHWDSPWGKGRPGWHIECSTMASNILGDVLDIHSGGIDLRFPHHDNELAQSEAFFDHSQWVNYFLHSGHLHIEGLKMSKSLKNFITIKNMLTKYTSNQIRILFLLNKWDNFMNYSPNGESMVQCIEIDKSFTNFFAIILMKIKNFDLNSCNLYWSDADNKLNLLFRQTKNKIHEHFLDNFNTPDALLAIQKLITEINIYMDKEKIQIGLLLEIKHYINFIFDTFGLIYGDAPKGKYDKFDELLQTLGTYRRNIRINLQSNAKLIRNILKEKNKKNDLDPVAAQEKSELLHSEFINNIKANNELLLKECDLLRDQHLLNMGILIDDRPNNEFVIKIIDDNQLQQEKNKREQELSKKMAGDQKKGNQNEKRE